A genome region from Paralichthys olivaceus isolate ysfri-2021 chromosome 6, ASM2471397v2, whole genome shotgun sequence includes the following:
- the taf11 gene encoding transcription initiation factor TFIID subunit 11, whose product MADPARIKSDDKPERTTSAAEDHSKAEETEDAAKPAHESKESSSQDQSKQEVKAETAAGEDEEEGTSGQPSSKRLKVEPEKKKEKRLKVDEDEIQKMQVLVSSFSEEQLNRYEMYRRSAFPKAAIKRLIQSITGSSVSQNVVIAMSGISKVFAGEIVEEALDVCEKWGDTPPLQPKHMREAVRRLKSRDQIPNTKYKNILFH is encoded by the exons ATGGCGGACCCTGCACGTATCAAATCTGATGACAAACCTGAGAGAACAACTTCTGCCGCAGAGGATCATTCTAAAGCAGAAGAAACCGAAGATGCAGCAAAACCCGCGCATGAAAGCAAAGAGTCGTCCTCGCAAGATCAGTCCAAACAGGAGGTTAAAGCT gaaacagcagctggagaagatgaggaggaaggaacCTCCGGCCAGCCTTCTTCCAAAAGACTGAAGGTggaaccagagaagaagaaggagaaacgTCTCAAGGTTGATGAGGATGAAATACAGAAGATGCA GGTTCTGGTTTCGTCCTTTTCTGAGGAGCAGCTGAATCGCTATGAGATGTACAGACGCTCGGCCTTCCCCAAGGCTGCTATCAAAAGG ctgaTCCAATCCATAACAGGATCATCGGTGTCTCAGAATGTAGTGATTGCCATGTCTGGTATTTCAAAGGTTTTTGCTGGGGAAATTGTTGAGGAAG CATTGGATGTTTGTGAGAAGTGGGGAGATACACCACCTCTTCAGCCCAAACATATGAGGGAAGCAGTGAGGAGGTTGAAGAGCCGAGATCAGATTCCCAACACCAAGTATAAGAACATTCTCTTTCACTGA